In the Chroococcidiopsis sp. SAG 2025 genome, one interval contains:
- the tsaB gene encoding tRNA (adenosine(37)-N6)-threonylcarbamoyltransferase complex dimerization subunit type 1 TsaB → MTNYALALHTTTPELGLAISNFQENRRDRVVHLGRDLSSFLHQNLAEFLQPQTWSDLAFIAVAKGPGGFTGTRIGVVTARTLAQQLDIPLFAISTLAAVAWGYRGEKPIAIQMPAQRGQLFTAIYQLTSDSQALTPLLADTVMSPEAWQQTLADLSAPCQLVSAEGNLGASVSQILELAELEWQQGKRPHWSAALPFYGQHPVD, encoded by the coding sequence ATGACAAATTATGCCCTTGCCCTACACACGACAACCCCAGAGTTAGGACTGGCAATTAGTAATTTTCAGGAAAATAGACGCGATCGCGTGGTGCATTTGGGGCGCGATCTGTCAAGTTTTTTGCACCAAAATTTAGCAGAGTTTCTGCAACCTCAAACTTGGTCAGATTTAGCATTTATTGCTGTAGCTAAGGGACCAGGAGGCTTTACAGGAACGCGCATCGGCGTGGTAACGGCGCGGACGCTAGCACAACAACTCGATATTCCCCTATTTGCCATCTCAACTTTAGCCGCAGTCGCCTGGGGATATCGAGGCGAAAAACCTATCGCCATACAAATGCCAGCCCAGCGAGGACAATTATTTACGGCAATTTATCAATTGACTTCAGATTCGCAAGCCTTAACTCCCCTATTAGCAGATACAGTTATGTCTCCCGAAGCATGGCAGCAAACTCTGGCTGATTTGTCAGCTCCTTGTCAACTAGTTTCTGCCGAGGGTAATTTAGGGGCTTCTGTCTCCCAGATTTTAGAATTAGCCGAACTCGAATGGCAGCAGGGCAAACGCCCTCACTGGTCAGCAGCATTACCTTTTTACGGACAGCATCCGGTAGACTGA
- a CDS encoding Ycf34 family protein, with translation MCICVNCHYVDRCMTYHAVEHQHQQPHLTENPSFEPVEPSINVNIRPKEDYIEMEWDVVGCLSFKAEMGKWSKLRPGELVPT, from the coding sequence ATGTGCATCTGCGTCAATTGCCATTACGTGGATCGCTGCATGACCTATCATGCAGTAGAACACCAACACCAGCAACCCCACTTGACCGAAAACCCAAGTTTTGAACCAGTCGAACCAAGCATTAACGTCAATATCCGTCCCAAAGAAGACTACATTGAAATGGAATGGGACGTAGTAGGTTGCCTCAGCTTCAAAGCCGAAATGGGTAAATGGTCAAAACTGCGCCCCGGCGAACTCGTACCCACGTGA
- a CDS encoding CCA tRNA nucleotidyltransferase, protein MSPSLLSQLFTDLPFGWEWLPQPSYLVGGAVRDRLLGRTSDYLDLDFVLPEKAVETARAIAKHYKAGFVLLDAQRQIARVVFKNATVDFALQEGAALETDLQRRDFTINAIAYNPHTQELIDPLHGYTDLQQRLLRMVSPANLQDDPLRLLRGYRQAAQLDFALEANTRAIIRQLAPLIAQVAAERVRVELGYLLNSDRGTIWLQAAGEDGLLAPWFPSMTRSHIERLLKVNSAAASLSSFPQLVRELSQPVRNTIKTSWLGIAKLTCLVSKNSATAEIELDKLAYSRAEIKAVTTALQLLPQLQAKSPGQMTLAEQYFFFRAAGVVFPAIVILAVIQGTSIDLLSLLIHRYLNPKDPVAHPTPILTGNDLMKALKLSPSPLIGEMLLQIQLAQIEGKISTVEEAIAFAAKRLDSD, encoded by the coding sequence ATGTCTCCCTCTTTATTATCTCAATTATTTACCGATCTGCCCTTTGGCTGGGAATGGTTGCCTCAACCATCGTACCTAGTAGGTGGTGCAGTCCGCGATCGCCTACTCGGTAGAACCTCAGATTATTTGGATTTAGATTTTGTTTTACCAGAAAAAGCGGTTGAGACAGCTAGGGCGATCGCCAAACATTACAAAGCTGGTTTTGTCTTACTCGACGCGCAAAGGCAGATTGCTAGAGTTGTGTTTAAAAATGCTACCGTTGATTTTGCTTTACAAGAAGGTGCTGCTCTCGAAACCGACTTGCAACGACGAGATTTTACGATTAACGCGATCGCCTACAATCCTCACACTCAAGAACTCATCGATCCTTTACACGGCTATACTGACTTACAGCAACGCTTGTTACGGATGGTATCGCCTGCAAATTTGCAAGACGATCCGCTACGGTTGCTAAGAGGATATCGTCAAGCTGCTCAGTTAGATTTCGCTCTCGAAGCAAATACGCGAGCGATAATTCGTCAGCTTGCACCTTTAATCGCACAAGTAGCAGCCGAACGAGTGCGGGTAGAATTAGGCTACCTCCTCAACAGCGATCGCGGTACGATATGGTTGCAAGCCGCTGGGGAAGATGGGTTACTTGCACCTTGGTTTCCTAGTATGACGCGATCGCATATAGAGCGATTACTCAAGGTTAACTCTGCCGCTGCTAGCTTATCATCATTTCCCCAGTTAGTTCGAGAACTCAGTCAACCAGTACGAAATACAATCAAAACTTCCTGGTTGGGAATTGCCAAACTGACTTGTCTCGTTTCTAAAAATTCAGCCACAGCAGAAATAGAGTTAGATAAATTAGCTTACAGTCGAGCAGAAATCAAAGCTGTGACTACAGCCTTACAACTATTACCTCAACTCCAAGCAAAATCGCCCGGACAAATGACTTTAGCAGAGCAATACTTTTTCTTTCGTGCTGCTGGTGTTGTTTTTCCCGCGATTGTAATTTTAGCTGTCATACAAGGAACGAGTATAGATTTACTCTCTTTACTCATTCACCGCTATCTCAACCCCAAAGATCCAGTTGCTCATCCTACTCCAATCCTGACAGGTAATGACTTAATGAAAGCCCTCAAACTCTCACCTAGTCCGCTGATTGGGGAAATGCTGTTACAGATTCAACTGGCTCAAATCGAAGGTAAAATTTCGACTGTAGAAGAGGCGATCGCATTTGCAGCAAAAAGACTAGACAGTGACTAG
- the trmD gene encoding tRNA (guanosine(37)-N1)-methyltransferase TrmD, whose amino-acid sequence MRFDIVTLFPDFFTSPLSSGLMCKALAKKIAEVNLVNPRDFTTDKHRKVDDEPYGGGVGMLMKPDPIFAAVESLPILPRRETILMTPQGQPLNQSLLKELAGNCEQIVIICGHYEGVDDRVLHLVTREISLGDFVLTGGEIPALALMNGVIRLQPGTVGKTESLKAESFEAGLLDYPQYTRPAEFRGWKVPEVLLSGNHQAIAQWRYEQQIQRTRDRRPDLLEGAGSRGAEEQRSREQGDMGDNSSH is encoded by the coding sequence GTGCGTTTTGATATAGTTACTCTCTTCCCCGACTTCTTTACCTCTCCTCTTAGCTCAGGATTGATGTGTAAAGCTTTGGCAAAAAAAATTGCTGAGGTAAATCTGGTCAATCCCCGCGACTTTACCACTGATAAGCATCGCAAGGTCGATGACGAACCCTACGGTGGTGGTGTAGGGATGTTGATGAAACCAGATCCGATTTTCGCTGCCGTTGAATCACTCCCAATTTTACCGCGTCGAGAAACGATATTAATGACTCCTCAAGGTCAACCTTTGAATCAATCGTTGCTCAAAGAATTAGCAGGTAACTGCGAGCAAATAGTCATTATCTGCGGGCATTATGAAGGGGTAGACGATCGCGTACTGCATTTAGTCACGCGAGAGATTTCTTTAGGTGATTTCGTGTTAACTGGAGGAGAAATTCCCGCTCTAGCATTGATGAATGGAGTTATCCGGCTACAACCAGGAACGGTAGGAAAAACAGAGTCCCTTAAAGCCGAAAGTTTTGAGGCAGGGTTGTTAGATTATCCTCAATATACCCGTCCAGCAGAATTTCGCGGCTGGAAAGTTCCAGAAGTTCTACTTTCGGGGAATCATCAAGCGATCGCCCAGTGGCGCTACGAACAGCAAATTCAACGCACCCGCGATCGCCGTCCCGATCTGTTAGAGGGAGCAGGGAGCAGAGGAGCAGAGGAGCAGAGGAGCAGGGAGCAGGGGGACATGGGGGATAATTCTAGCCACTAG
- a CDS encoding cyanophycinase: protein MVQLEAQSLEMRTPQATKTAILVIGGAEDKVHGREILHTFFARAGSTDAHIAIIPSASREPTIIGARYLSIFEEMGAKKVEVLDIRERQQCEEPNVQACLAACTGVFLTGGDQLRLCAVLADTPAMDIIRMRVQRGQLTLAGTSAGAAVMGHHMIAGGGSGESPNRALIDMAIGLGIIPDAIVDQHFHNRNRMGRLLSAVACHPDRLGIGIDEDTCAMVEKDGTLRVMGKGTVTIVDPGEMSYTNHADIGAAEPLSLHNLRVHILSYGDRYHLQKRIVLAPVQRLPQ from the coding sequence ATGGTGCAATTAGAGGCTCAATCGCTGGAAATGAGGACTCCCCAAGCTACAAAAACAGCCATTTTGGTGATCGGTGGAGCAGAGGATAAGGTTCACGGAAGGGAAATCCTGCACACGTTTTTTGCTCGTGCCGGATCGACAGATGCCCATATTGCGATTATTCCTTCTGCTTCTCGCGAACCGACAATTATTGGCGCACGCTATCTTAGCATTTTTGAAGAAATGGGAGCAAAAAAAGTCGAAGTCTTGGATATCCGAGAACGACAACAGTGCGAGGAGCCAAACGTTCAGGCATGTCTGGCTGCTTGTACGGGAGTCTTTTTGACCGGGGGGGATCAACTACGACTGTGTGCGGTGTTGGCAGATACCCCAGCGATGGATATTATTCGGATGCGGGTGCAGCGGGGACAGCTGACTTTAGCTGGTACGAGTGCGGGAGCTGCCGTGATGGGGCATCACATGATTGCTGGCGGTGGCAGCGGCGAGTCACCAAATCGAGCGCTGATAGATATGGCGATCGGTTTGGGAATCATCCCTGATGCGATCGTGGATCAGCACTTTCACAATCGCAACCGGATGGGACGGTTGCTCAGTGCAGTTGCCTGTCATCCAGATCGTCTGGGGATCGGGATCGATGAAGATACTTGCGCTATGGTCGAGAAAGATGGCACTTTAAGGGTGATGGGCAAAGGTACAGTTACGATTGTCGATCCTGGGGAAATGTCTTACACTAACCATGCCGATATTGGTGCTGCCGAGCCTTTGAGTTTGCATAACCTGCGAGTACATATCTTGAGTTATGGCGATCGCTATCATTTACAAAAGCGGATCGTTTTGGCTCCCGTGCAAAGACTACCGCAATAA
- the cphA gene encoding cyanophycin synthetase — MRILKIQTLRGPNYWSIRRHKLILMRLDLEDLAEQPTDRIPGFYEGLVETLPSLESHFCSPGCRGGFLMRVREGTMMGHVVEHIALELQELAGMSVGFGRTRETSTPGIYQVVFDYEDEQAGRYAGRAAVRMCQSIVEQGRYPQAELEQDLQDLKELYRDAALGPSTEAIVEEAAAKGIPWMNLGARFLIQLGYGANQKRVQATMSDRTGILGVELACDKESTKRILDNAGVPVPQGTTISYLDELEDAIASVGGYPIVIKPLDGNHGRGITIDIRTWEEAEAAYDAAKEVSRAVIVERYYVGRDHRVLVVDGKAVAVAERVPAHVVGDGESTIEQLIEETNQDPNRGEGHDNVLTKIQLDRTSFQLLERQGYTLDTVLTEGEVCYLRATANLSTGGIAVDRTDDIHPENAWLAQRVAKIVGLDITGIDIVTSDISRPLRETEGVIVEVNAAPGFRMHVAPSRGIPRNVAGAVLDMLFPPGTPSRIPIIALTGTNGKTTTTRLTAHLIKQSGKVVGYTTTDGTYIGDYLVEPGDNTGPQSAQLILQDPTVEVAVLESARGGILRSGLAFDASDIGVVLNVAADHLGIGDIDTLEQMAHLKSVVAEAVQPNGYAVLNADDPLTAEMRDRVKSKLAWFSMSPDNPLVREHTQQGGLAAVYENGYLSILQGDWTLRIEQAANVPLTMGGRAPFMIANALAASLAAYAYGVQIEQIRAGLATFRASSSQTPGRMNLFNLGEYHALVDYAHNPHSYEALGGFVRNWTAGERIGVIGGPGDRRDEDFIILGRLSAEIFDRIIIKEDDDNRGRPRGDAAELISKGIMQVKSDCRYEIVLDETTAIDTGLDTASNGSLVVILPESVSRAISLIQARNPLSDNSLQPPSVAAQDSPTGIVSSVNQI; from the coding sequence ATGAGAATTCTGAAAATCCAGACTTTACGCGGTCCCAACTATTGGAGCATTCGCCGACATAAGCTGATCTTGATGCGGCTCGATTTAGAAGATTTAGCCGAGCAACCGACAGATCGAATTCCAGGCTTCTATGAAGGACTAGTCGAGACTCTACCGAGTTTAGAATCGCATTTTTGCTCTCCTGGGTGTCGTGGTGGTTTCCTGATGCGGGTGCGGGAAGGCACGATGATGGGGCATGTGGTGGAACATATCGCCTTAGAGTTACAAGAACTGGCAGGCATGTCGGTCGGCTTTGGACGGACGCGGGAAACTTCAACACCAGGGATTTATCAAGTGGTGTTCGACTATGAAGACGAGCAGGCAGGACGCTATGCGGGAAGGGCTGCCGTGCGGATGTGCCAGAGTATTGTGGAGCAAGGAAGATATCCCCAAGCTGAGTTAGAGCAGGATTTGCAGGATCTCAAGGAACTGTATCGGGATGCAGCGTTGGGACCGAGTACGGAAGCGATTGTAGAAGAGGCAGCAGCTAAGGGGATTCCCTGGATGAATTTAGGGGCGCGGTTTTTGATTCAGTTGGGTTACGGCGCGAATCAAAAGCGGGTGCAAGCAACCATGAGCGATCGCACGGGAATTTTGGGTGTAGAACTTGCCTGCGATAAGGAGAGTACGAAACGGATTTTAGACAATGCCGGCGTACCCGTTCCTCAAGGAACGACAATTAGCTATTTAGATGAATTAGAAGATGCGATCGCTTCTGTTGGCGGTTATCCAATTGTAATTAAACCCTTGGATGGCAACCACGGGCGGGGGATCACGATAGATATTAGAACCTGGGAAGAAGCTGAAGCCGCCTACGATGCTGCGAAAGAAGTTTCTCGCGCTGTAATTGTCGAGCGCTACTACGTCGGGCGCGATCATCGCGTATTAGTCGTAGATGGTAAGGCGGTTGCCGTTGCCGAGCGCGTCCCCGCTCACGTTGTCGGTGATGGTGAGAGTACGATCGAACAGTTAATTGAAGAAACGAACCAAGACCCGAATCGAGGTGAGGGACACGATAACGTTCTGACCAAAATTCAACTCGATCGCACCAGTTTCCAATTGCTCGAACGCCAAGGGTATACCTTAGATACGGTATTAACAGAGGGCGAAGTTTGCTACTTGCGAGCAACGGCAAACCTGAGTACGGGTGGGATCGCTGTAGATCGTACCGATGATATCCACCCAGAAAATGCTTGGTTAGCGCAGCGAGTCGCGAAAATCGTTGGCTTAGATATCACGGGGATCGATATTGTCACCTCCGATATTAGCCGCCCGTTGCGGGAAACTGAAGGTGTAATTGTCGAAGTGAATGCGGCTCCAGGCTTTAGAATGCACGTTGCTCCCAGTCGCGGTATCCCTCGTAACGTTGCTGGGGCAGTATTAGATATGTTGTTTCCCCCAGGTACGCCCAGCCGAATTCCAATTATTGCCCTGACAGGGACGAATGGTAAAACAACCACTACGCGCTTGACGGCACACCTGATTAAACAGAGTGGCAAAGTTGTCGGTTACACCACAACTGATGGAACGTATATTGGCGATTATTTGGTAGAACCAGGTGATAATACTGGTCCCCAAAGCGCTCAGTTGATTTTGCAAGACCCCACGGTAGAAGTTGCCGTACTGGAGTCGGCACGGGGAGGTATTTTGCGATCGGGGCTGGCTTTTGATGCTAGCGATATCGGGGTGGTGTTGAATGTCGCTGCCGATCATTTGGGAATTGGCGATATTGACACGCTCGAACAAATGGCACACCTCAAGAGCGTGGTGGCGGAAGCCGTGCAACCGAATGGTTATGCCGTCCTCAATGCCGACGATCCGCTTACAGCAGAAATGCGCGATCGCGTCAAGTCTAAGCTAGCTTGGTTTTCCATGTCTCCAGACAACCCTTTAGTGCGGGAGCATACCCAACAGGGGGGATTGGCTGCGGTGTATGAAAACGGCTACCTATCAATTTTGCAGGGAGATTGGACGCTGCGGATCGAGCAGGCGGCGAACGTACCGTTAACTATGGGCGGACGCGCACCGTTTATGATTGCCAACGCTTTAGCTGCTAGTTTGGCAGCTTATGCCTACGGCGTGCAGATCGAACAGATCCGTGCTGGATTAGCTACGTTCCGTGCTTCCAGCAGTCAGACTCCTGGGCGGATGAATTTATTCAACCTGGGTGAATATCATGCTTTGGTAGACTACGCTCACAATCCCCACAGCTACGAGGCGTTAGGGGGATTTGTGCGTAACTGGACGGCAGGAGAAAGAATCGGTGTTATCGGAGGTCCGGGCGATCGCCGTGACGAAGATTTTATCATCCTGGGTAGGCTATCGGCAGAAATTTTCGATCGCATCATTATTAAAGAAGACGACGATAACAGAGGTCGCCCTAGAGGAGATGCGGCTGAGTTAATTTCCAAGGGAATCATGCAAGTCAAGTCCGATTGTCGTTACGAGATCGTCTTAGATGAGACGACAGCGATCGATACGGGTTTAGACACTGCCTCCAATGGTAGTTTGGTGGTGATCCTGCCAGAAAGCGTCAGCCGTGCCATTAGCTTAATTCAAGCCCGTAATCCCTTGAGCGATAATTCCCTCCAGCCTCCCAGCGTGGCGGCACAAGATTCACCAACTGGGATCGTGTCGTCGGTGAATCAGATTTAG
- the tatA gene encoding twin-arginine translocase TatA/TatE family subunit, translating into MFGLGWAEVGVIFIIAILIFGPKKIPELGSSLGKTLRGFKEELKNPQEDRPESEDQ; encoded by the coding sequence ATGTTTGGTCTAGGATGGGCAGAAGTCGGAGTCATCTTCATCATTGCAATTCTCATTTTTGGTCCCAAGAAAATTCCCGAATTAGGCAGTTCCCTGGGGAAAACCCTACGCGGCTTCAAAGAAGAACTGAAAAACCCCCAGGAAGATCGCCCTGAATCGGAAGATCAATAG
- a CDS encoding serine/threonine-protein kinase: MNYSDRLTSRYQIQRQLAKKAGRKTLLGRDLETQQLVVIKLLSFGLDFEWEALKLFEREAETLKALSHPAIPKYLDFFEFDTPYSKGFALVQSYVEGKSLETELKAGRTFSEAEVKQLAKSVLEILIYLHGQKPPVIHRDLKPSNILLGDRIEQIYLVDFGSVQTLASKEGGTMTVVGTYGYMPPEQFGDRAVPASDLYSLGTTLIYLVTGTHPADLPHKNGHIQFESVANLSPEFTRWLKWMTEPNLDRRLSSAREALAALEQPVSIVPTISQPFGSKIKFHQDANSVEILLPSKGFSPEIVSLSLFAIAWNSFLVFWLASALITAPMGMNLFFALFSLPFLGAGASMVWRILSALFGKVRISLDRNYISRSYEMLGFQFKQPRHQIPRQEIEKLAIASFGNVSRLTIWAGTRKYELGNDGSISPSEINWLAQELSTWLKIPVTKS; the protein is encoded by the coding sequence ATGAACTATAGCGATCGCCTCACTTCGCGCTACCAAATTCAACGACAATTGGCAAAAAAAGCCGGACGCAAAACCCTGTTAGGGCGAGATTTAGAAACTCAACAATTAGTTGTTATCAAACTTCTGTCCTTCGGACTAGATTTTGAGTGGGAGGCGTTGAAGTTATTTGAACGGGAAGCAGAAACTTTAAAAGCTTTATCTCACCCCGCCATTCCCAAATATTTAGATTTTTTTGAATTCGATACACCATACAGTAAAGGGTTTGCTCTGGTACAGTCTTATGTAGAAGGAAAATCTTTAGAAACAGAACTCAAGGCTGGACGAACTTTTAGCGAGGCGGAAGTCAAACAATTAGCTAAGTCAGTACTAGAAATTTTGATTTACCTCCACGGACAAAAACCACCCGTCATTCACCGCGATCTGAAACCTAGCAATATTTTGCTTGGGGATCGCATCGAGCAAATATATTTAGTCGATTTCGGTTCCGTCCAAACTCTAGCTTCTAAGGAAGGCGGAACTATGACAGTCGTGGGGACATACGGTTATATGCCACCCGAACAATTTGGCGATCGCGCCGTTCCCGCCTCCGATTTATATAGCTTAGGTACAACTTTAATTTACTTGGTTACGGGGACTCATCCCGCCGATTTACCACACAAAAACGGACACATTCAATTTGAATCGGTGGCAAATTTGAGTCCTGAATTTACCCGCTGGTTAAAGTGGATGACCGAACCAAATTTAGATCGGCGCTTGAGTTCGGCTCGGGAAGCGTTGGCAGCGTTAGAACAACCTGTAAGTATCGTACCGACAATTTCGCAACCGTTTGGGAGTAAAATTAAATTCCATCAAGATGCCAATTCTGTAGAAATTTTGCTTCCTAGCAAAGGTTTTAGTCCTGAAATTGTCTCTTTAAGCTTATTTGCGATCGCCTGGAATTCGTTTTTAGTATTTTGGCTAGCCTCGGCTCTCATAACAGCACCAATGGGCATGAATCTCTTCTTCGCCTTATTTTCACTTCCTTTTTTAGGCGCGGGTGCGAGTATGGTTTGGCGAATTCTTTCAGCTTTATTTGGTAAAGTCCGAATTAGTTTAGATCGTAACTATATTTCTCGCAGTTACGAAATGTTGGGTTTTCAGTTCAAACAGCCGCGCCATCAAATACCGAGACAAGAGATCGAAAAACTCGCGATCGCATCTTTTGGCAATGTCTCCCGCTTGACAATTTGGGCGGGAACCAGAAAATACGAACTCGGTAACGATGGTTCCATCTCTCCATCAGAAATTAACTGGCTAGCCCAAGAACTCAGCACCTGGCTGAAAATACCAGTTACCAAGTCGTAA
- a CDS encoding RpoD/SigA family RNA polymerase sigma factor, with protein sequence MYERKQPYQHDRFPTPEFNSDIDIAEIEVITALNREVESEPEQLPELTAPNIEDTAIALTEGWEADERDFDGIGAARASEYQKTQFDDAVGAFFKEMARYPLLKADEEVELARRVRFLVEVEEIQRGIQKQLKRQPNREELIAELGISEKQLEHQLYLGRVAKRKMIRSNLRLVVSIAKRYLNRGLPFLDLIQEGAMGLNRATEKFDPDKGYKFSTYAYWWIRQAITRAIANDARTIRLPIHIVEKLNKLKKYQRELKQKLQRNPSEIELAAALEVPPEQLRQLQQLRRKALSLNHRVGKEEDTELVDLLEDNDAQSPEQQMSETMMRQEIWDVLGDVLTPREKDVISLRYGLTTSEPCTLEEVGCLFNLSRERVRQIQSKAMRKLRRPHIAKRLKGWLL encoded by the coding sequence ATGTACGAAAGAAAGCAGCCGTACCAACACGATCGCTTCCCTACCCCTGAATTCAATAGCGATATAGATATTGCCGAAATAGAGGTAATTACCGCTTTGAATCGAGAAGTCGAATCGGAACCAGAGCAGCTACCCGAGCTAACAGCACCTAATATAGAAGACACAGCGATCGCCTTGACAGAAGGATGGGAGGCTGACGAGCGAGACTTTGATGGGATTGGAGCAGCAAGAGCTTCGGAGTATCAAAAAACTCAGTTTGACGACGCAGTGGGAGCATTTTTTAAAGAAATGGCGCGTTATCCCTTGCTGAAAGCAGACGAAGAAGTAGAATTGGCGCGTCGAGTCCGGTTTTTAGTTGAAGTTGAAGAAATTCAAAGAGGAATACAAAAGCAACTCAAACGTCAACCAAACCGCGAAGAATTGATAGCGGAGTTAGGAATTTCAGAAAAACAATTAGAACACCAACTGTATTTGGGACGAGTGGCAAAGCGGAAAATGATTCGTTCCAATTTACGCTTGGTAGTTTCCATCGCCAAACGCTATTTGAATCGTGGTTTGCCATTTCTAGATCTGATTCAAGAAGGCGCAATGGGACTCAATCGCGCCACAGAAAAATTCGATCCCGACAAGGGATATAAATTTTCTACCTATGCCTATTGGTGGATTCGTCAAGCAATTACACGGGCGATCGCCAATGATGCTAGAACAATTCGACTACCAATTCACATTGTTGAAAAATTAAATAAACTTAAAAAATATCAACGAGAGCTGAAGCAAAAACTCCAACGCAATCCCTCAGAAATTGAATTAGCCGCAGCATTAGAAGTTCCACCAGAACAGCTACGTCAATTACAACAGCTACGGCGCAAAGCTTTATCGCTGAATCATCGAGTCGGGAAAGAGGAAGATACAGAACTAGTCGATCTCCTAGAAGACAACGACGCTCAATCTCCCGAACAACAGATGAGCGAAACCATGATGAGACAGGAAATATGGGATGTTTTAGGTGATGTTCTCACTCCCAGGGAAAAAGACGTAATTTCTCTGCGTTACGGTTTAACGACAAGCGAACCCTGTACCTTGGAGGAAGTCGGTTGTTTATTCAATCTTTCTCGCGAAAGAGTCAGACAAATTCAAAGTAAAGCCATGCGGAAATTGCGCCGTCCTCACATTGCTAAACGCTTGAAAGGGTGGCTATTATAA